The Branchiostoma floridae strain S238N-H82 chromosome 6, Bfl_VNyyK, whole genome shotgun sequence genomic interval AACGCTTTAGTACTTCCGTTTGCATCTTCGGTTCTGCAGGAGTTGATTTACTGTAAGTGATAAAAGCACGTTTATTTTAGACAAGTCTTAGCAATTTTTGACCACATATTGTAAGTAGAACTCTACACGAACTTCTTGTCGATAGTTCTTCGTGACTGAATATGACTGTCAGTGTACACTAGTACTCCACACGCGTACGCGATGTGAATTCATTTAGTTTTTTTGAGACGAAAACTCCTCCTGTAACGTCTGATTCTTGCGATGTCTAAAATGCGCCCATGCTACTTAAAGATATTAATTTGGACTTTTAAGAAAATGTACACACCTTTTGTTTGCACCCTTCGACGCTTTAGCAATTTCTGCATCAGATGTTTGAGTGGAAACGCTGAAATAAAAGAATGCGATATTACCGAATGGCCATTGCTGTAGACCTATAGAAGTACCTCAGCATGGTATTTCTATAGGGTTGCTGGCCCTTCCCTTTGAGGTAGTAAAGGTATAGTCCAAACCGAGATGTCCTGACTCCGAAATTTATTTACGAGTTATTGGAACCAGGAGTGCAATTGTtaagctgctaccagttgaactacagggacatccatACTATTTACTTATGTACGtcttgaaacaaaacaaaattattacTTGGTGGCGAAATTGAAAGGACTCTGAAGTGCAAGTTCGACCGAGTGTACAGTATAAATATCACTTTAATTGGATACTTAAGTTACAGCGACCTACCTTGTCTTTTTCCTTGCAACATGAaccatctcaaaatcttccacGTCTACTTGAAGGAATTTTAAAGAATGTTGCTTCGTCATATCACCTAGAAGCACAATCCTGGCCAGATACCGGAGGAAGACTTTCTTAATGAGGGGTGGAAGATCTCCTTCCTTAAAGATACAAACCACATTCTTCAGATATATTAAGACAATGGGTCACCACTGTAAAAGTAGTTATAGAAATGGTGCTCAATTGTGTTAGGGATTACGATCTGAGCGTAACTTTTTTGTTTCGCTTCATGTCGCAAACCCATAGCAAATACAATCTGACATGTTATGACTGCATTATGACTGGAGAGCTGTAAACATTTTATGTTAGTTATGATCTAATAGACTGATTTCATAGCCACGCCCACATCCGTTAATAGGCATTtaaaggcagtctgtataaagAGAGGCATAGTTGCAGGGAGGGAGAAAGGGAGAGGGCTATAAGAGAGACGCCCATACTTGTATGAGACTTACCCTTGAGCTAATCTTGATGACTATAACGGTGGCGATCAGAAATATCCCCATCAGACACATGTACACTACGATCAGGATCGCTGGGGGTGGATGGGGAACAGataaaaagtttatttgtaTGCTTGTATGCTAAACTCTATTCAGATCACGAACAAACACCTACACTACCCCGGCCTATCCTAGATAACGTTTTACTAACCACTTGTTCAACTATGCATATATATGATTATAATAACAAAATGATGTCGGCATCTTGTATTTTGCACTACGAAAAGCATCATTGGTAACGATAGCTCTCAAAGTTTGAAAAGCTCTCATTTTTATTCTTTACCTGTGATAACATTGATTATGTTACGATCAATAGTTTCCAAAGTAAATTCACGGTATACAATGTGGAACAGGGCAACTTACCTACAACAGGCATGGACCCTTTGGCTGGTAACACATCCGTGATGAAGACCAAAGACACCACCATGGACAGCAATATCGTGATGCCAAAGGATAGACGATCTCCCTAATAAATATGAACCATGACGAATCTGAATCATATCACATTGAATCACAAATTTCTACCGTCTTTTACATTGATGACAAACCAAATGTCTCTGAAAAGATACTGCAGTTTTGACATTAATATTTTTAAATTCATGATTTGATATTACATGATACTCGTAATTAGGAGATATGAAGAACTGTGTTGTGATTCTTTTActtgtttcctttttggttcgtctttatcacatttttttcaattttttatcGTTTTAGAATCTTAGAATTGAGAAGTCTTATGTTACGAACTCTACTGACCTTGTCTATTGGAAGAATGAATGTGATGCACATGAGAATGGAGAGGATGATCACAGGAGACAGAGTGGTACAGGAGTGGAATGTTGGGATGCGGTTAAAGGTCACGCTGATGCAACCCTGTCCAAACACTCCTCCTTCAACGGTTACCTGGAGAATAGATTGCAATACATTACACGTACATACGTAcccgtccttcggcgtaacacaccagctttgtgcGGCGCGGCATGGTTATATTatactgaacgacctgtcacatctaacttttgcacatctatctgaaagcgttctttaaaactatccagggaaaatttttgaacacatcaatcctaggtcggtacaaacctggtgtgctGCATCATGAGGTTATTTACCGGGAATGCaatacaaagcaaaaacaaacaaacaaataaacaaacaaacaagtacattTCACAAGATCATCCGCCAAGCAAAAATGGCAACCATTCGAGTTCTTACCCTGGCAACAGCTTACTCCAACATAGATCCTTGTACAGAATTTTCTCTTAACATTTCTAGCCACTACTGAAAAGACAAGCAGGCAAAATCCGTACCGTCCATTTCGCGTTCCATTGGTCCACAACTTCCTCCCCTTGGTCGCCACATTTCATGAAGTGTTCTATGTACAACTCTGGTAGCTTCCTGTCGTCCCCTGGGTTCGGACAGTTAAACCGTTCTACACTTGTTGTCGTTCCCAGGCACACCGGGCACGTCATGGAGTCAAAGGGAAACAGCGCAGGCTCTGTAGAAAACCAAAGGACAGGCCCATTAGGAAAATGATTTgatttaggccccctttccacttgacggcgctctcacggcgctctcgctgcgatggaaaattggccagagcgcggtcAGAGCGCCGCGATGccggaaaaagctgctctagtggaatctctccggcgaccccagcgcgctctcaccgcgacgaaaaactcaaatgtcagcatctttttatgagctagcaaagattcgaaagattactcaacgaatttcagagaattTCAAAGAACTAATCTTTTGAtgtatagtgtattttggtattttggaagtcatccttttacgtcttacataacattcaaagtgtcggatcaaggctgtaaacaaatccaattttggtcactgtacatgtcactcagactgaaatatgcacgtttgtcttgctgttttttcttaaatctgtcatgtagcttgttcaccataaatacctttatcatgccacgttattggtgtaaatcatacaacaccgAAACACTTCAATTTAATTGAAAATGGCACttcaataatctaaatgtacagaATAACAGATGGAGAACAAGAAAAGctaatgtcatcatgttgaaattcaaaaattagttgagatatgataaacctttgtttttaaaccttgcttattccatctcagtttgtttaattgttcatcaccggtacattttggacatttctccgggttctgtCTATGTCAAAaatacttcttcacaaaccgcagttgagagcgcagagagagcgcggtgagagcgccgtcctagctaaaggccccctctcacttgacgtgcggcacgcttgcggcattgctgcgttcgaaaacgcagatgtaccgccacggaacctagaggtgccgcaagcaaacctagaggtgccgcaagcaaacctagaagtgccgcaagcaagcgcgacgttttttaaaaagtttaaaaataacgcaagtggcaagatgccgcaacattgccgcaacagtgccgcaacggtgccgcaacagtgccgccaccatgccccaagcagtatcaaggatatattttgcctattttacaccaagaatcaaaagtaaacatccttttatcactgaaaaactattttagatgcatttctaataattttacagtggttttcgatccagtaaaaacactgcgaattccacaaaacttaccttgtatccgtattcagggttaacttaaaaatgcatcttttgatttatttaattggaagtaggtcagtattttatacttgaaaacaaaaaataagtaactggtttatcgattaacctacggatgtagagaaaaagattatcgtacaacgttcaaaaataatttatttatgttggatgataacgagtttgcgtttgcgttataacgttacaagctaatcattgctggtagcctgccgccgataaaatacaaaattgcagtcattcaaaccgatgggccatatttttctcactttttacaaatatgatagacttagacatcaataggctggcaagccatccgccgacaatgaaaatactccgcgtcatacaaaataagtatgaaatatcaagcattttcattttaaaaatttgcaaaattggtgaataaacatattaacatacataattacacataacatggtgcaaaacgtacacatcgattcaaatctggtatatggttcgtgtccgttcatttgggtcatttcctttacagtaaaagtcgttcaaggttatttatagcatatgtatcatataattcattatcataagggaaatcttttcattataaatctcatttttgggcattctcatcattttacagtgatttttcaaaaattgacaacgctgcaattgccaataacatgttcatttagtttagaaacgcaacagtgccgcacgtcagtgtgagtgcaagacaaaatcggcgaaattaacacagcagtgccgcagtgaacgaacgcagcaatgccgcaagcgtgccgcacgtcaagtgagagggggccttaaattggcatcataaaacactgttgagacctattgtgctcgctgtgcgctctgttggcgctcacggcgctcgctgcgcgctctctctgcgctcatcgttggatcgccgtccacggcgctctcacggcgactgttttgagcaggttcaaaacagtcgcggaggtgatggcgaccatggcgaccatggcgctcccatCGCGCTCTCTGTGCGCTCCcgtggcgaccttggcgatcccaccgcgctctcaccgcgctcttcccaatttgaggtcgcagagagagcgccgcgagagcgccgtcctagtggaaagggggtataagtgaACGTAAATAGAAGTGTTTGAATTTCTTCGGCCCATTGGAATCGGCACTTTAAGAGCAAGGTCACACATCAGagggccaaaattgaccttgaaaCAGACATGGCAAACCCAACATACCTGTACCTATATTTTCATTGATGTAATAAAAAacgactagaaaggccggtatttgcttatgtCAGGAAAATGATTTGATTTAGCATTTTCACTCCACTCTCATCCTTTagcaaaaatggacttttcaaaattgaatttgaaaacaaaaatcatcCCCTGTGAGAATGGACTGTTCATAATATACATTCTAGGTCTTGAAATCGCTCAAAATCCCCGTCCTTTGGACTGAAAGTCACTTCAGGGAAAGACGATCAAATTTTTGTATACTAGCGTGACATTGAAAACAGATTGTTTTGTGTCGACAAGTACAGACTCGCACATTAGCACTTGATGCTCagaatatttacatgtattacattaacTATTGTTTATCGTTGACAACTTACCGAGGTCGCAGGTTGTTGTAAGTAGATCAATGATGTCCCATTCCACCTCCCCTTCACTGGTGACTGTCACAGGAGCGGCGGGAAACGTGCTGAACTTAGCATCTCCACTGTGGGCAGTGGAAACATGTAGACATGTTGAAGAGTAAAATTAATATGAAAACCAATACTTATTCAACATGCATGTAGTACACTGATCTTCACCACATAACGCTTGGTAAACCTAATACCCACATATGTTCATGTTTTGGTACGATATTTTTGGTGAAATCCAAAGCTATACTGCATATATAAAGCAATATACGTCTACATTGTACTGGAAACGTTGCTTACTTTCTCATGAGGTAGATGTTAGGAATCCATACATCCTCTGTGGTTAGGACCAGCTGGGTAACATCACCATACCTCGCAGGTGTCCAGGACAGGCGGTTGTCTTTCCAGCGCTGGTCAATCAAATTGGGGCGTTATGTCACAAGTGCAAGCAAGAAAGAGAACATTAACACAATAAGgaacagagaaaaaaaaacatagccaTTGAAAGGACATTGAAACCAGACTAATAAATTCAGGAACCATTGAACCAAGGACTTCAGCACACTTCCATGGCTCTCAAGCAGCAAACAATATAGACATTGGATGAGTAGAAGTATGTCCAGAGCCATCTAGCGACTCTATTTATCATAGCACATAACTGGTAGGAAATACAGTGCACATAACTTAACAAGGACTCACCAGACGGAAGGCGAATGATCCGAACATGTATTCATTTTTCTCATCctataaaaataaagaaaacacatGATGGAAAAATGTAGAATGATGCACCTGCTCGCTAATGattcaaaatacatttcaaATGATTCCCAATAACATATATGACATAGCAATAACAATTAATAAAACAATATATGACATATCAATGTTCACAAGTAGGGTGGACCAGCGAGTGTAAACTTACTGCGTCTATTATTTCGACCATGGCTGCCTCGAATGTTACATTCACATGATCCGTGCTCGGAGGAAGCTGAGATAGGTACCGTTCTGTGTCCAGTAACACATGGGACAGCTGCAGACTGTAGTCAGCTGgacaacaaaaatacaagacTAGTGTAAACATAAGATTATATGTTTCGAGCATTGTTGGGGTACCGATGGTGTATGGTAGGGTTTGGGCCCAGaacccatatacatgtaggtcctgGGTTCAACTCCCATGGCATGCTCAATGTTGTGCCCTGTGGTAAAGTGCTACACGAACCGATGTAACTGTCATATGTACCCAGCCTGGGTGGTCCTAGGTTAGGGGCGTCCTTCGGATAGCACGTTAAatgcactctccaagcagaggttaggctcccgccgttttttaacgtttttttagtcgtttttatcgggctttctattttttcatttttcttgtaCGCCAGCTAAAGGTATTGACACatcaagataaaatacaaaatagaaagcccgataaaaacgactaaaaaacgttaaaaaaacagccggagcctaacctctgcttggagagtacgttaAATTGCCCATGGAGGTTCGGAGTTGGTGGAGAGCCGAACCTCGAGCACAGCAAAGAATCCACAACGCCTTCTCGGTGTGAGTtcatcaaataaatctgtctggacgtgcagcttgtactcttcagtacaaacctggtgtgttacgactTGTATACAATACATGCAAAAAAacgagaaacaaaacaaaacccttCTATCTGACACATATCAGTATCAGTAAACAACaagaccagggggggggggttacaaATAATGATAGCGTTGTGACTGCCAAATACAGGTGTCGTTTGCATCAATAAATAGAATAGGTTTTATCTCAGGAAATGAAACAATTTGCAGGATATGCAGGGGCGGATCCAGGATTTTGCAAAGGGGGGGCGCATATGCTGTCGCACCTCAGGTCGTGGCCGAAGGCCACGAATGCGCAGcgtagctgcgcggggggagagcacgagaggggggtttcccccctctcgttggggggggggtTTGGGGGGGCCTCCCcctagaactttttaaaataaagaggctctctggtgcattttagagccatttcTGTGTAAAAATAACCAACAAATCAACACTGACTTTTAGGgctgaacaaatataataaacgaaagaacactgatttttatagttagcaatctcacattcaacaatcatatttttggcatgggggaacggccatcgaaacatgtcttgagccggggggagggccattgaaaaaaaatgcctaTTAAAACGGGGCcttaaaaatacaagcaaaatgtgcccctaaaacgcaggaaatgaagtttcaggtaCCGGTGGTCAAGATtttaatttttctctggacgtgcctggcgacggcttgcgcctccggcgcccacgacgctcgtcgccatcaaaaatcttttcccctgacagaaatgtcattacatttagcatagtctaccagcaaagtttatccctcaaagtgcagaaaatcctgtttcagagggttcaaatttcaacgtttttctccagacctaccttgcgacggctcgtgcgctcaaagttgtgaaaatacgttgggggcgtcgtcgctAAAATATAAGCTAAAAACCCtactagaaaggctattaaacttagcttagtctgccagcaaatttgtccatcaaaagttaggaaagatcgtttcagatagtcaagatttcaaaatttttccgggAGAGCATGCcaccggaccccctaggattacgtcaatatagttcgccctccccataagaaatttgctgcagccgcctctgtcgtgtaattccatgttcgcacgaagtttacgaagactaaaattggtatcaatatcaatcctgtgtgcatcggttctttgtaaacggaatggttcacggacggcaacgggatgaAACATTatttacgatgtttactttcgtgacggcgggctctctgctgcgtgcatatatgacgtaatcatgcatatgatggcgcgaaaatttttcggcaagtttgttggttggccgaaataactcccgttttggaatgattacagcagtattgaagcggttttcgtcaCGATAtcactaaaatgtacccaagtctcttccaagtagaacattaatttagtttcttttgtgtaaatatcgtacatgGTGATgatgtgtagtggaaaagatcgccgttttttttttacctgacccattttgcatcagccctcccccccggtaaatatcgtcaagtTCCTTAGCGGAGACATATCGtaagtttgacacatttttactcctgacatttaccgtcacagtatgaatgaatgaatgtttaacatgtatgGTAGCTTGCGTCGCTCAGTCCAAATGGGCTAATAGGGCACCAAAATAGcaaatataataacaatattagagtcagatggaacataagcgagTTCCGAAGGAGGGCGGGAGTATTGCCAACGTCCTGGTTACGAAACATTCTGGCTATGCCCGCAAAGACCGACACAATGAGGAAGTAAAAGCGGGAGGAGTGCGCCTTGGTATTGTTGGTTAGCGGCTTTATATTGTCGCCGCTTCGCTGAAActttcgctgattttctggattcatttgtggaattcctttttttttgtggtccaGCCGAACTTTTTTTTGGGTCCAGCCAAAGGGGGGGCGCGCGCCGGGTGCGCCCCCCCTAAATCCGCGCATGATATGGAACATTCAATATTCAGATTTATCGTGCCATACCTGAACAGCTGATGTCCGTTTTACTCCACGTCCCATTCTGTGTGCATGTTATCCTGGTCTCCTCAGTCCCCAGGATGTAGCCCGTGTTACACGAGATGAACACCGTTTCTCCGGGCATGTAGAAGTTCTTCACCGGACTTCTGCGCCCAAACGTCACGTCAGGGGGAACTCCGCATCCAATGGCTGGAAATGTGTGAGATTTTAATCGTGGTACAACAGATATATTGAGATAGACCTCAATGTATATAAGATACGCAAAATAGTTATATAAGATACGCAAAaaagcagtttctcaagcaacaggatactTTGGAAACTTTGAGTCTTTTCGGGTAGCATCCGTTGCCTTGAGTCAGTAACTAATGCCCTGTAACTTGAATAACTGTTTTTTGCGTATTGAGGGACACCATTCCATATTCTTATCATGATTGAATACAGTATGCCAAAGCTGcgttccgagtacgcatgcaCAGCGACaagaattgtgggtaatgtgtcaaaggtcaagcccctgagacataaacaaagcacATCTGGAAATCGTTATGTAAATCGAGACAATGGCCGATCGGCAGAGAgtagtcaggggccttcaccttagatatgttacccacaattcctgtcactgcgcatgcgtactcggaataTTGAACGAGCATATTGTTTTCCTGTCATAGCTGTGTGCAGATTTTCTACGAAACAAATTAGTTTAACAACAAAGTAAGACAATAATCACTCTTGTATTTACGACAACACTTTCATGTGGGGCCGCATCGTGATATGACAGTAATTGGGTGCGCATTTGGGAgcgcattgttagcagcgacacctagctgcagtgtgccATACTACCAGTtagtgacagacggtcaccgaaacttcAGCTATGACTTTATGGcttggttgtgaataaaaaaaaacctaaaattCCTTTCCAATGAAGTAAGTTGTCTTACCATTGCATGGTCTCAAGCCGCATGGTTCCATGGCGATTAGCTCTTTGCCATTTGCTACTGTTTTCACCATGCAAAATGGCGCTTCTGTGTTTCCTGTAGAGAATAAGTGattaaaaagatttaaaaagtaATTGGCAGTATAGAGAAGAACGATAATGTGAACAATAGGTTCTTCatacaacattacatatataatagagaattgctaaactttctttccaacactaagataatgtagggacttacccctaaattttaacattaaaaaatttacattaaacataaatcaaCATTACATATATACGAAATAAATGTGTTTTACCTATTGCAAAATTCCTACAGTAGTTTTCACGCGGGTCTGCCCAGTTGTACTTGGCTATCAGCTGAGAAGACAGAACGCTTGTCCAGTTCAAGCACGTACTCCCGCCCTCTTCCGGTAGGGTCGTCATGCCCTTGTAGTTCTGGCCCGTGCCGTAGTAACAGTCTGGAACAAGAGTCATAAGATTTTATACCTCCGTGAAATGTTTAGAGTTTCTGGTATGTTTGGTATTAATGTCGTTAGTCAAGTACGCAAATGACGTTTTGTTTAACATCACAATTAATTGTGCACTGACTACTTCTATCGCTTTATTGCGGAAGGTGACTAGCATATGGAACATTTTAAAGTGcgaaaacacaaacagataAAAGACAATTCGCCTCCGCGCGCTTTATCTTTGACCATATGATCTGAAAGTGTCATGTTTGTCAACACAAGGCTGATGAATGACTAATTCTGGTAACTCTTGAACTTCACCACCTGTCACTCTAGCGTCCTTGCTCTGATCTTCACTTCTTGTCACTCTGCGGTGAGCGTGATTAGCATGTGCATATAAATTTAATTTTAGTTtgtttgaatttaaaaaaagcgAGCGGTACCTTCATCGGATTCCAAATTGACGCAGTCTGTACTGTTCAGCAGGTTGCAGTCCGTTGATTCGAATGATGACCCATTTGCGAAGACTAATGGACAAGATGACTTCACTTCTTCGCACCATGATCGGCAAGGTAACTGCTTTTGTATCCTTGTTTTGCCATTTTGAACAAGATACATTATTGTTAATAAACGTAAACACCAATCTGCTCGGATTTCAGAAGAGTAAGGAGGTTAGAAAAACACAATTCGACTGCAAGAAGATAAGGGATGTGTTACAGTTATGTTTCCTTTACATTGCCGCGCATTGTCTTTGATATTGTTCATCAGAGCAAAGGGGATATAGCCTATAAGTTCCTTATTCAGATCTTGCATTTTAGACCTATTTTGCACCGCAAAACAACGAGCTTTATTTTACAACTTAATGCCAATATCACAGTTGAAATATTCCACAACGCACACTGTACCATTTGTTTTTTCTAAATAGAAGAGACAACAAATTCACCTTCTTCTGACAATGTTCACGTGACAGTGAGGCATCAACAATGAACAGAGGAATTGCCGGAGCTGCAGATGACAAGATGCGTTGGCTTCCCTCATCTCCGACCAATGTTGTGAATTCGGGACCTCGTTGAGTGCTTGACCGAACATGTTGGGCCCTAATGTCTTCTGATAGCCCAGGTCTTTACAGTAGTTGTAGAACTCATCAGGGGCGTCGGAACAACGCGGTGATCTAGGTGgatctgtttttgtttgaaaatgaacaaattagaTATAACGAATGTTTCACATGTGGTGGTTATACTAAAACATAAGAAACTACGAAAATTTGGTTGGAAAATGCGCAAGAGTACAGGCACAATTTTGAATTGAGACAGTCACCATATCATACAAGCAAAAACAGAAAGTATTACAGAAAAATTACAACAGTGCGAGAAATTCAGTTGGAGGGTTACTAAGCAAAGGCCGCTATTTACCGAATACCATTTTATCTATGATAACAAAGATAGTTTCAGCCACAGCGGCAAGATTGATCGAGTTATCAAAACGTAAAACCAGGATGAATAAatagactctttttacacaaccactacTGTATTTACAACGACCTTTCGGCGACCGCTTGTCATCTTTCTCATGGCACTTGATTGGTTCGCAGTGCACTGCAGTACGACGTGTCGCTGCTTACACTTACAGATACGGTCACAAACATATGTCGATACTTTGCGTTTCTACTAATAAAACTAGAATGC includes:
- the LOC118418135 gene encoding neuronal acetylcholine receptor subunit beta-3-like produces the protein MWCVVSSGKFCGNTPPDPFTSATKTLSVEFVSDATVRRTGFSATFHAVTPCPGDGRDPPRSPRCSDAPDEFYNYCKDLGYQKTLGPNMFGQALNEVPNSQHWSEMREANASCHLQLRQFLCSLLMPHCHVNIVRRRIQKQLPCRSWCEEVKSSCPLVFANGSSFESTDCNLLNSTDCVNLESDEDCYYGTGQNYKGMTTLPEEGGSTCLNWTSVLSSQLIAKYNWADPRENYCRNFAIGNTEAPFCMVKTVANGKELIAMEPCGLRPCNAIGCGVPPDVTFGRRSPVKNFYMPGETVFISCNTGYILGTEETRITCTQNGTWSKTDISCSADYSLQLSHVLLDTERYLSQLPPSTDHVNVTFEAAMVEIIDADEKNEYMFGSFAFRLRWKDNRLSWTPARYGDVTQLVLTTEDVWIPNIYLMRNGDAKFSTFPAAPVTVTSEGEVEWDIIDLLTTTCDLEPALFPFDSMTCPVCLGTTTSVERFNCPNPGDDRKLPELYIEHFMKCGDQGEEVVDQWNAKWTVTVEGGVFGQGCISVTFNRIPTFHSCTTLSPVIILSILMCITFILPIDKGDRLSFGITILLSMVVSLVFITDVLPAKGSMPVVAILIVVYMCLMGIFLIATVIVIKISSREGDLPPLIKKVFLRYLARIVLLGDMTKQHSLKFLQVDVEDFEMVHVARKKTSVSTQTSDAEIAKASKGANKSKSTPAEPKMQTEVLKRLQDTVRDLGNAVNNLTASKHSKTDDNEDSVKTDYEKMARVLDRMCVALYVFSLIISIPIIRYSA